The proteins below are encoded in one region of Natronococcus sp. CG52:
- a CDS encoding TetR family transcriptional regulator C-terminal domain-containing protein — protein MLERFEATIPDREYGDAREHLEAILDHALPTDLDSERAEFRAAMVELRAQAATDEAYREHFTRNDRFFRRRLATVVRRGIEEGVFRDVDPERAAAMVLSSIHGAMQEEATTDTERTAAVREELRAYVESRLLAPDVELEAIE, from the coding sequence ATGCTCGAGCGCTTCGAGGCGACGATCCCGGATCGCGAGTACGGTGACGCCCGCGAACACCTCGAGGCGATCCTCGACCACGCGCTCCCGACGGACCTCGATTCCGAGCGGGCGGAGTTCAGGGCCGCGATGGTCGAGCTGCGAGCGCAGGCTGCGACCGACGAGGCCTACCGCGAGCACTTCACCCGGAACGACCGATTCTTCCGTCGGCGACTCGCCACGGTCGTTCGCCGCGGAATCGAAGAGGGCGTCTTCCGGGACGTCGATCCGGAACGGGCGGCCGCGATGGTGCTCTCGTCGATCCACGGCGCGATGCAGGAGGAAGCGACGACCGACACCGAGCGGACCGCGGCCGTCCGAGAAGAGCTGCGAGCCTACGTCGAGTCTCGTCTACTCGCACCGGACGTCGAACTGGAGGCGATCGAGTGA
- a CDS encoding metallophosphoesterase, producing the protein MGNDTDDRVYYVISDLHIGGDEQLEEVEFIEELLAFLERLETTDENAELIINGDAFGLWEFTKSQGIEKFDVLEETYPKLFEQFRATGENIPITLLPGNHDHELAAYDEYVERFAAYNVDLIQDQSISRPVGEQAIHFEHGHQQDPNNQIEDWGNPHATPLGYYYNTLVTSRAGQLSDRGRYNWLKDVQAVTPTERMPVWLLSKYFYREMNPLLRYSLVPFLLLFNVSAILAVLAGLDVLGIWSAPVDRTEAFLGQFGRAGTAAWFFLALNASVAGLLLLVGIPLYFIRRDIRKTVDRFGIFETDLTVDPEAPYEESARETFADQPETTIFCYGHTHRPSIQETDGGILVNTGTWLKRLHRRDGIIGILPPVFYPSYQLAAVRIAAEPAGVTVDYERITKPSPATEELTRTERFFTVGREPEPELPDRYVVETEERVPVPETAE; encoded by the coding sequence ATGGGCAACGACACCGATGATCGGGTCTATTACGTAATCAGTGACCTTCACATCGGCGGTGACGAACAGCTCGAAGAGGTCGAGTTTATCGAAGAACTACTCGCGTTTCTCGAGCGCCTGGAGACAACTGACGAGAACGCCGAGTTGATCATCAACGGTGACGCGTTCGGGCTCTGGGAGTTTACGAAGTCCCAGGGTATCGAGAAGTTCGACGTGCTCGAAGAAACGTATCCGAAGCTGTTCGAACAGTTCCGTGCGACCGGCGAGAATATTCCGATCACGCTGTTGCCGGGCAATCACGACCACGAACTCGCGGCTTACGACGAGTACGTGGAGCGATTCGCTGCGTACAACGTCGATCTCATCCAGGACCAGTCGATCTCTCGGCCGGTCGGCGAGCAGGCGATCCACTTCGAGCACGGCCACCAGCAGGATCCCAACAACCAGATCGAGGATTGGGGGAATCCCCACGCGACGCCGCTCGGCTACTACTACAACACCCTCGTGACGAGCCGGGCGGGCCAGCTCTCCGATCGCGGGCGGTACAACTGGCTGAAGGACGTTCAAGCGGTCACGCCGACCGAACGGATGCCGGTCTGGCTCCTCTCGAAGTACTTCTACCGCGAGATGAACCCGCTGCTGCGCTACTCGCTGGTTCCCTTCTTGCTGTTGTTCAACGTGAGTGCGATCCTCGCCGTGCTGGCGGGATTGGACGTCCTGGGTATCTGGTCGGCGCCGGTCGACCGAACGGAAGCGTTTCTCGGCCAGTTCGGCAGGGCCGGCACGGCAGCCTGGTTCTTCCTCGCGCTCAACGCGTCCGTCGCCGGCCTGCTGTTGCTCGTGGGCATCCCGTTGTACTTCATCCGACGGGACATTCGGAAGACTGTCGACCGCTTCGGGATCTTCGAGACCGATCTGACCGTCGATCCCGAAGCACCGTACGAAGAATCCGCTCGCGAAACCTTCGCCGATCAGCCGGAGACGACGATCTTCTGCTACGGTCACACCCACCGACCGTCGATTCAGGAGACCGACGGGGGGATACTGGTCAACACCGGAACGTGGCTGAAGCGACTCCACCGTCGGGACGGGATTATCGGCATCCTGCCGCCCGTGTTCTATCCGTCCTACCAGCTTGCTGCCGTTCGCATCGCCGCCGAACCGGCGGGTGTGACGGTGGACTACGAGCGGATCACGAAGCCGAGTCCTGCAACGGAGGAACTCACACGCACCGAGCGCTTTTTCACCGTCGGCCGGGAGCCCGAACCGGAACTGCCCGACCGCTACGTCGTGGAAACGGAGGAGAGAGTTCCCGTTCCAGAAACTGCCGAGTGA
- a CDS encoding transcription initiation factor IIB, giving the protein MKRPTRQREKEDETERETTEQKGVQTCPECDSSTLIRSSDGSEISCEDCGLILEEEAIDHGPEWRAFNQSERDSKSRVGAPTTQTMHDKGLTTTIDWKNKDAYGRSLSSEKRNQMSRLRKWQERIRTKDAGERNLQFALSETDRMASALGVPRSVREVASVLYRRALKEDLIRGRSIEGVATSTLYAACRMEGIPRSLDEVAAVSRVDRMEIGRTYRYISQELSLEMEPVDPKKYVPRFCSELELSEEVQSKANEIIETTAEQGMLSGKSPTGYAAAAIYASALLCNEKKTQRDVADVAQVTEVTIRNRYQEQISAMGIHE; this is encoded by the coding sequence ATGAAACGCCCGACTCGCCAGCGGGAGAAGGAGGATGAGACAGAACGGGAAACAACTGAGCAGAAGGGTGTTCAGACCTGTCCAGAATGTGATTCGAGCACACTCATTAGGAGCTCGGACGGGAGCGAAATTAGCTGTGAAGACTGCGGGCTGATCCTCGAGGAGGAGGCTATCGATCACGGACCCGAGTGGCGGGCGTTCAATCAATCGGAGCGGGACAGCAAATCCCGCGTCGGGGCGCCAACGACCCAGACGATGCACGATAAGGGTCTCACCACGACGATCGACTGGAAGAACAAAGACGCCTACGGACGCTCCCTCTCCTCGGAGAAACGGAATCAAATGAGTCGGCTGCGCAAGTGGCAGGAGCGCATTCGGACGAAGGACGCTGGCGAGCGAAACCTTCAGTTTGCGCTCTCCGAAACCGATCGAATGGCCTCCGCCCTGGGCGTTCCCCGGTCCGTCCGAGAAGTTGCGAGCGTGCTCTACCGACGCGCGCTCAAGGAGGACCTCATCCGTGGACGCTCGATTGAGGGCGTTGCCACGAGCACGCTGTACGCGGCCTGTCGTATGGAGGGGATCCCGCGGTCGCTGGACGAAGTCGCGGCGGTCTCGCGCGTCGATCGGATGGAGATCGGTCGCACGTACCGATACATCTCGCAGGAGCTCAGTCTCGAGATGGAACCCGTCGATCCGAAGAAGTACGTGCCTCGCTTCTGCTCCGAGCTCGAGCTTTCCGAAGAAGTACAGTCGAAAGCGAACGAAATCATCGAGACCACCGCCGAACAGGGGATGCTGTCGGGCAAATCACCGACCGGATACGCCGCGGCTGCAATCTACGCGAGCGCACTCCTGTGCAACGAGAAAAAGACACAGCGGGACGTCGCCGACGTCGCCCAGGTAACCGAGGTCACCATCCGGAACCGATATCAGGAACAGATTAGCGCGATGGGCATTCACGAGTAA
- a CDS encoding DMT family transporter — MDAGVGFAIVAAFVWGFYIYVLKRSFSGYPPAALTVLLNAFAITWYLPVVITQTEFSRNLFDGMGLFELGIVALTVVMTAVAFVLFLQAIDDGDVSYVAPINKIVPMFVLPLEIVLLGQFLTRLQVVGVLVATLAVYVANYDPGGFFQPFIKAARSRPAQLALLSAMCYAVSDLGKRVSLQELAIPGTLWVPILLFGVAVVLFPSAVRNPPTAIRGDLPKLAAGGAIVALGEHVTTLAFAVLPASIASPIINTQAIIAVVLGGILLGERYFRLRLVAAVLAVVGVALIAV, encoded by the coding sequence ATGGACGCTGGTGTCGGCTTTGCGATCGTTGCAGCCTTCGTCTGGGGCTTCTACATTTACGTGCTGAAGCGGTCGTTTTCCGGCTATCCGCCGGCGGCACTAACTGTGCTCCTCAACGCGTTCGCGATCACCTGGTACCTTCCGGTCGTGATCACGCAGACGGAGTTCTCGAGGAACCTGTTCGATGGCATGGGTCTCTTCGAACTGGGTATCGTCGCCCTCACAGTGGTCATGACCGCCGTCGCGTTCGTGTTGTTCCTGCAGGCGATCGACGACGGAGACGTTTCGTACGTGGCGCCGATCAACAAGATCGTCCCGATGTTCGTCCTCCCGCTCGAGATCGTTTTGCTCGGCCAATTTCTCACACGGCTACAGGTCGTCGGTGTCCTCGTCGCGACGCTCGCGGTGTACGTCGCGAACTACGACCCTGGCGGGTTCTTCCAGCCGTTCATCAAGGCTGCACGCTCACGGCCCGCACAGCTCGCGTTGCTGAGTGCGATGTGCTACGCGGTCAGTGACCTCGGAAAACGGGTCTCGCTACAGGAACTCGCCATCCCGGGAACGCTCTGGGTCCCGATACTGCTGTTCGGCGTCGCGGTCGTTCTCTTCCCGAGCGCGGTCAGAAATCCGCCGACGGCGATTCGAGGGGACCTTCCCAAACTGGCCGCCGGGGGCGCGATCGTCGCGCTCGGCGAGCACGTAACGACGCTCGCATTTGCAGTGCTGCCGGCGAGTATCGCCTCTCCGATCATCAATACGCAGGCGATCATCGCCGTCGTTCTCGGCGGGATCCTCCTCGGCGAGCGATACTTTCGACTTCGGCTCGTCGCTGCCGTCCTGGCTGTCGTCGGAGTAGCGCTCATCGCAGTTTGA